One Arcobacter sp. FWKO B genomic window, ACCACCATACATCAAATCAGCAATAGCTTTTGCCGTTTCCGTCTTTCCTACACCACTAGGACCAACTAGCAAAAACACTCCAGTTGGTGCATGTTCGTTTTTGAGTCCAGCTGAAGAAATTTGTAAAAAAGTACTAATATAATCTATGGCATCATCTTGTCCAATAACTCTTGCTTTGATTTCTTCAGCAAACGAAAGAACATTTTTTGATTGTTCTTTTATCATAGATCCAAGTGGAATCCCAGTCCAAGATGATACAACTTGAGCTATTTGTTCTCCCGTTACATTGATATGTATATATGCTGATTCATGTTGTAGTTTTTTTAGTTTTTCATATTCTTTAATTGCAAGTTCCTTTTTCCCTTCTTGTTTCAGAAGAGATATAGATGCAACTAATTGTTTTTGTTTTTCATATTCTTTTGAGACTTTTGTTATCTGTGAATTGATATTTTTTAGGGTAAGAGATAAGTTTTTTATTTGTTTGGCATAGTCTTTTATACCATTATCTTGATCTCTTTGTAGGGATTTAATTTCTTGTTCTATTTGAATCTTTTCATTTTCAAGTTTTTGTAATATAAATGGCTTATTGGTTTGACTTATCTTGACATTTGCACAAGCAGTATCTAGTACATCTATTGCTTTGTCAGGTAATTGTCTGCTGGCTATATATCTAGCTGATAACTTAACACAATCTTGCAGTGCTGAGTCTTCGATATATACATTGTGTACATCTTCGTATTTTTTTGCCAATCCTCTTAGTATGGTAACAGCATCTTCTATAGATGGCTCAAGTAGATTAATTTTTTGAAATCTTCTTGATAGGGCAGGGTCTTTTTCGAAATATTTTCTATATTCAAGCCAAGTGGTCGCTGCTATGGTTCTAAGCTCTCCTCTTGCAAGTGCTGGTTTTAGTAGATTTGCAGCATCACCACCTCCTTCATTGCCTCCTGCACCTATCAAAGTATGAGCTTCATCTATAAAAAGTATAATAAAATCCATTGATGATTTTATAGAATTTATGACACTTTGTAGTCGTCTTTCAAATTCACCTTTTATACTAGCTCCAGCTTGCATAGCACCTAAATCTAGTGACAATACTTTTGCATTATATAGTTGTATCGGTACATCTTTTTGTATTATTTTGAGTGCCAAACCTTCAACTACAGCAGTTTTCCCAACTCCTGCTTCTCCTACTAAAATAGGGTTGTTTTTTCGTCTTCTTAGAAGTATATCAATAGCTTGTTTTATCTCATCATCTCTGCATAATACAGGATCAATCTTCCCATCATGTGCTAGTTGTGTGATATCTGTTGTATATTTTTCTAAGTCATTATTACTTGATGTGGATTGTTTGCTTTGTGTTTTGCTTTGCTTATCATTGTCTTCTTGTAGTTTTCCTAGTATAAGCTCTTTTGCTTCACCCAAATCAATATCTTCAAATATCTTATAATAAGAAGTTCTGGAATATTTAGATATATTTTCCATCATATTAATTATCAAAGATTCTTCTGTAATATAGCTTTGTTCTAGCTCAACTTTTGACATCAAATAAGTATCCTCAAGCCAACTAATAAGTGAAGAAGAAAAAACAGGACTATTGCTTTCACTTCTTGATATATTAGTACTTTTTTGAAGAGAAGTCATAATAGTCTCTTTTTTGATACTGTAGTGTTCTATAAGCTTTGACAAAACACTACTATTATCTTCTAGCATTATATGCAACAAATCTTCTATGATTATCTCACTGCCACCTCTTGATATACAATAATGTGCACTACTTTGTAATATTTGCTTTGTTTGTGAATCCATTGAGTCTATTATCTTTTTTAAATCTAATTTCATTTTTTCCCTTCTTTTAAACTTCAGCTAAAGCCACAACAGCCCTAGACCCATCATTACCAAATACAGCCCTTTGCACTCTTGCTCTTGGGTTGAGTCTTGCAAGATTAGGTGATATTTCTTTGTTGTATTCGTCCACATATCTAGCATCATTGGAGTTTACTAAATGTTCTGCTAAATCTTGAGCATCTCTTCTTGTATCTATATTTGCACTATCTACAGCTGAGTGATGTATGAAGTTATGTTTAATATATTCTTTATACTCACATAGCAAGGCACTTGATGGATTTGTTTTTGTTAGGTTGTTATATTTATATAAATCTTTATGTATTGGATGTTTATCAATTTCATCTTTAAATGGTACATTGTTTTGTTTGGCTAGTTCATACATTCTGTGTAGTGTAATATTTGCTAAAGTATTGGATACTGTTCTTGTGTATTTTCCTGTTACTATATATGAGTTAATAGGTGATTGTGTATCATTTTCTATACTTAAAAACCATTTATCATGTAATTTAGACTTTTCTTCTTGCATAATACGATATGCTTCTTCATATGTCATAATATTTCTTTTGATTGTAAAACTATGAGTTTCTGATATTGTAGGCTCATATCCACCACCAATGTCAGAATGAACTCCTATGTAGCTGTATTCTTCATGTGGAGGATTTTTAATAGATGAAGTTAATGGAAAATTGTATCTTACTTCATTGTCTGCAATAATGTGTACTATTTTATTTGCTGATTCACTACTTAGATGAAAGTTATAAGTTTCATATTCTTTTTTTTCTTTGTATAAAGATACTATATAGTACTCTTGATTGTTTCTTCTTTTTACCTCTACATCCTTTTGTAGCTTCCAATCTTGATTTTGCATATTTTGTATATATTCTTCTACACTTTGTCTATCGTGAAATATCTTTGAAGTTGTATCTACATTGTTGCTCATACCACCAATTCCAAAACTTTTCTCTGAATGTTTAGAAGGGTCTATTGGTTTATAGTTTATATCATCACCAGCTCTTCCGAATGAACCTACTGTGTCGTATATTCCTACGAAGTTGATTGTTACATTTTTGAATTTCCATAGCCTGTTATTTCTATCATAGAAAGTATTCACAAAATCCCTAGCCATTGCCGCACCTCTGCTAAAGCCAAATACATTGATAAATCTTGCTATATAATCATCAGAACTCTCAGGATTGTCTGTATCTTTATGATTATCTAAAAGTTTTTCTACTTCATCCAAAGCTTCATTTATCCTCTTTGCTCCACCACCTCCACTTGCTAAATCAAGTGAGTTTTCTTCTTTTCTTGTCCCAACACCTTCTTTGTATATCATAACACTTTTGTGTTCTATCCCTTGAGAGTTTGTCCATATGTCATCTCTATACATATCACTTAGTTTGGCTATATTTGATAGGCTATTAGTCTTTGTATCATTTATTTTATTATTACCAGTTCCATCAAAAAATACACCAATATGTAATACTTTACAAGCCATAGTTATCCTTTAGTTCTTAGTCATTTAGTCTTGGTACTTTTCTGTCTGGGTAGGGTAGATGTTTTAATGAGGTTCGTAAAAGCCAATCTGTAAATTTAGTACCTGTTCTAGTATAATCTTTTTTATACACTGTAAAATCAATATATTCGACAGCTTCACCTGCATGACCTCTAACTCTACTTTCAGGTAAAGATATAAAATCAACAATATATTGCCATTTTGGGTCACTATCAAAGTATAATCCTATTCTTGCACATAATTCTATAAACTGTTGGGCTTCTCTTAGGTTTCCTCCTCTTTTGCCATAGTCATATTTATTTGCTTTTGCTATACATAGTCTCATCCATCTATGTCTTACTTTTCTTGGGATATCTCCCCAAAATCCTGGGTATTGTTTTTCCATGGTTTGTTCCATCTCTAACATATAGTTTTTAAATCCTATTATATATAGCATATCTGCATCACTCTCATCAAATACATATTGTTGCATTGGTTTTTCCTCTCTTTTCTTTTTTGCTAATATTTCTGCTTTTTTTTGAAGTTCTTGTGGTGTTGGTTCTAATATATCTACTTCATAGTCATAAAGAGTAGTTAAATCTAATAGTTTTTTATCTCTACTTTCTGGTAAACATTCAAATTTTAGATAATCCATACAGTATCTATCTTGTTTATATAATTCTTGGTTATGGGTTGGTAGTTTTGCGGTATCTATTGTCTTTTCACATCCTGCTATTATAAGTGATATGATAAGAAGTAGAATGAATTTTAGTATATGGTGCATTTTAGTCCTTTAGTGTGATTATTTGTTTTTGGATTTGATTGTCTTTATATGTATATTTGTTCAATTTATTTGGTTCTAAATCGTCTTCCATATAGTATTCAATAATATTAGTAAATAAATATTGTGATTGTTTTTGTGTTGGTTTTTTAAATATCTCATTTAAATTTGATGGAATATAGTATTTAAAATATCCTAAGCTTTTATTTGTATTACAAACCTCAAACATAGCTTGTGTTTGTTTTAGCATGGATTTAAAATTTAATTTTGAATAAAAGAATACACAAGAATTATTTCCATATTCTTCAAGTAGCAAATTTAATTGTTTAGGATTACTGGTAATATCTATAAGATAAGGTGATATTTTATTAAAGGATACTGCTAAATTCTCATCTTTAAAAAGAGATTTATGTTTGAGCTTCCATTCGTTTTCTAATAAAGTATGAAAATCTTTATAAAACTTACTTTCACATATACAATATAGATTTATTTCTTCTTCTTTTGTATCAAAACTTTCAAGTAACAGGTTCTTTAACATATCAATCATAAACTAATCCCTTGTACACTATTTGCTAACATACATTTCAAACAAAAAGATGATGTATTTTCAAAGCTTTTTGATCTACCTTTATCTATATAAACCCTAGGAGCAATAACCTGAATATGTTCAGCTCCAATAATAGGGATATCTTCTCCTTGGATTATGATATTACCGTTTGAATACATAGTTATGGAGCTTTTTCCTACTCCTATGGTATATTTATCTCCTACTATTACATGCTTGAGTATTCCCACTTGCTCCGTAGAACTCCCCCCAACACTCTCATTCTTCCCTGCACCTACACTCACTTGATATCCTGCTCCAATGGTAAGGGCACTAGCTATATTGATAGTTTCAGATTTGTTTTTATGTATATGGGTACTTTGGTTTCCTTTTATTGTGTTTTTTTCATTATTTTGAACAAACTTTGTTTTATTGTTTTGTATTGTTTCATTAGAGTTATTGAGTACTAGTACATTATGGTCTTTTTGTGCTCTTAGGTTAAGTTGTTCATTATTTGGTTTGTCTTCAAATAGTATTTCGTTATATCCTTCTTTGTCTTGATATTGTGGAGTAGTTTGTGTTTTTATATAGCTTTGAGTTTTAGTTTGGGGAAGAGGATAGGGTATTTTATTTTCACCATTGTGTAAGCTTCCTATTATAATAGGTCTATCTATGTCACCATTGATATAACTTACTATTACTTCAGAATTAACTCTTGGAAGAAACCTTGCTCCATAATTGTCTCCACTATAGATATTACTTAGTGGAATATAACAGCTTGTTGGTCTATTATAATCAAAGTGCATAATAACTCTTATTTCACCAAGATGATTGACATCTATCTCATTTGCACTATCTTTAGTATTATTATCCCCTTTAGATACTATAGCTGTTTGTACACTACTTATTCTTGGTTTAGTAATAGTTTTATATGGTCTATAGATATGGTCTTTTACAATAGAGCTAAATTGTACAAAGTATTGTGTTTTATCTTTATCATCTTCTTTGTATTCATCTAATGCATTAGGAAAGAATCCTTGATACTCTACACTTAGTATTATCACTTCTTTTTCTTGAAGTAGTTTAGTATCATTAAGTACTACACTTATACCATCTCTCATAGATAACTCATAACTAACACCATCTACTTTGATACTAGAGCTATATCCTCTTTGTGCATCTATTTCATTGTATCTTTTTAAATCTTTAGCATTAGAGCCATCATATAGCTCTAATCTATCTCTTAATATCTCATATTGTAAATCATGTCTTAGTTGTTTAGTATTGGAGTTGTCTTTATATGTATCAAACTCTAAGTTTTTACCATGAGTTGTTTGCATATCTACAGAGGGTTTTAAATAGTCATAGAAGTCTTCACTATAGTTTGATAGGGCAAACTTCTTAGAAGCAAAGAAACTAGCTTCAATACCCTCACAAGATACTGCATGTTCATTTAACTCACATAATACCAAACCATAAGGATTGTTTGAACTATAATCACTAAGAAGAACTAACCCTTCTTCTTCACAAAGCATCTTAATAAACTCATAATCACTTTGAGCATATTGAGTAGTATAGTGTCTTATAGGATATTTTAGATTATCTACTTTTAAAACCAAATCAATACCAAGTAATGCTTTGTATCTTCCAAGTATTATACTAATAATATCTTTTACACTCTTATCCATATATATCTCATATCGTTTATTTAAACTAAGATAATGTAATGGTGAAACAAGTACTACCTCATAAACTCTTTTACTCCCTACAACACTATATTCTTTAATCTTAAATACTCTACCATATATCTCTTTTTTATTTAAACTATTTATCTCATCCCTTACCCTAACACAACACTCCAAATCAACAATATCCTCAATAACCAAATCATAATCACTTACAAATAGTATAGTAAACTTATAATAACTATCTACACTACTGTATCCTTCTAGTTTGTAGATACTGAAATCATTTAGAATAGTTAAATCTCTTAAATCTCTTGTTCCAGATTCGGAAAGTTCATCTAAGCCTATGAAGTTTATTCTTGCGTTTATGCGTTGGGTTGTTGAGCTTGTTTGATTTTGTCTTTTGACTTGATCCATTATAAAACTATTCCATTTTGGACCACCTGGGTATATACCTTGCTCTGTCATTGCTTTTTTTGCATCAGATGGTAATTTCTTAAAATTATTAGTTTCAATATCACTGATTTTTGAAGCACTTATACCATTATTATATGCTTTTTCACTTATTGTTCCTAAGTCTATGCCTACTGACTTCAATCCAGTATCTACTAAAATAGTTGCCATAAAAGCTTCCCATCCAACAAGACCTATCATGGCTATTAGAATGCTTGTAATATTATCACCTGCAATATGTGAAATATTTTCTCCTGTTTGTTTATTCTTATCCCAACTGAGTGCTGAAAATAATATAAAAGCTTTTGTATCACTAGTAACCTTATATAATTCATATCCTTTTAATGTACCAAATGTATTTTCTAGTGTATTTTTCAAAGCCTCATCTGCTAAGCCCTTGGTATCAAATAATATTTGTGCATATTGTTCTTGTTCATCTTGTGTTAGGTACATATTATTTCCCCTGTATCTTTTTTTCAGGAATAAACCAAAGTCTTTCAAGTTGGTTTATATCAGTGTTTAAATATTCTTTACAATATGCCTCTAAATTCTTTTGCTCTTCTTCATCTTGTAATGGTATTTGTATCTTAATAAACTCATTCTCATTCTTTCCTATAAGTATTAAATAGTCATAAAATTTAAATCTTCGTTTATATATAATAAATTGCAATATAGCTGTTAAA contains:
- the tssH gene encoding type VI secretion system ATPase TssH → MKLDLKKIIDSMDSQTKQILQSSAHYCISRGGSEIIIEDLLHIMLEDNSSVLSKLIEHYSIKKETIMTSLQKSTNISRSESNSPVFSSSLISWLEDTYLMSKVELEQSYITEESLIINMMENISKYSRTSYYKIFEDIDLGEAKELILGKLQEDNDKQSKTQSKQSTSSNNDLEKYTTDITQLAHDGKIDPVLCRDDEIKQAIDILLRRRKNNPILVGEAGVGKTAVVEGLALKIIQKDVPIQLYNAKVLSLDLGAMQAGASIKGEFERRLQSVINSIKSSMDFIILFIDEAHTLIGAGGNEGGGDAANLLKPALARGELRTIAATTWLEYRKYFEKDPALSRRFQKINLLEPSIEDAVTILRGLAKKYEDVHNVYIEDSALQDCVKLSARYIASRQLPDKAIDVLDTACANVKISQTNKPFILQKLENEKIQIEQEIKSLQRDQDNGIKDYAKQIKNLSLTLKNINSQITKVSKEYEKQKQLVASISLLKQEGKKELAIKEYEKLKKLQHESAYIHINVTGEQIAQVVSSWTGIPLGSMIKEQSKNVLSFAEEIKARVIGQDDAIDYISTFLQISSAGLKNEHAPTGVFLLVGPSGVGKTETAKAIADLMYGGEQFLTTINMTEFQEKHSISRLIGSPPGYVGYGDGGQLTDPIRIKPYSVVLLDEIEKAHPDIMNLFYQIFDKGIVNDGEGRIIDFKNTIILLTSNLATQEITTICEQYGNVEIEPLIETVIPVLSKSLAPALIGRMNVIPYQNLSDESLMKIVELKLQNIKKQLSQKEIILKYDKGLLEYIVSLSNATDTGARNIELIINTNLMPKLSKVILDTSIENKTIKSISIKLDKNQQIKIKGE
- a CDS encoding DUF4123 domain-containing protein — protein: MIDMLKNLLLESFDTKEEEINLYCICESKFYKDFHTLLENEWKLKHKSLFKDENLAVSFNKISPYLIDITSNPKQLNLLLEEYGNNSCVFFYSKLNFKSMLKQTQAMFEVCNTNKSLGYFKYYIPSNLNEIFKKPTQKQSQYLFTNIIEYYMEDDLEPNKLNKYTYKDNQIQKQIITLKD
- a CDS encoding phospholipase effector Tle1 domain-containing protein is translated as MACKVLHIGVFFDGTGNNKINDTKTNSLSNIAKLSDMYRDDIWTNSQGIEHKSVMIYKEGVGTRKEENSLDLASGGGGAKRINEALDEVEKLLDNHKDTDNPESSDDYIARFINVFGFSRGAAMARDFVNTFYDRNNRLWKFKNVTINFVGIYDTVGSFGRAGDDINYKPIDPSKHSEKSFGIGGMSNNVDTTSKIFHDRQSVEEYIQNMQNQDWKLQKDVEVKRRNNQEYYIVSLYKEKKEYETYNFHLSSESANKIVHIIADNEVRYNFPLTSSIKNPPHEEYSYIGVHSDIGGGYEPTISETHSFTIKRNIMTYEEAYRIMQEEKSKLHDKWFLSIENDTQSPINSYIVTGKYTRTVSNTLANITLHRMYELAKQNNVPFKDEIDKHPIHKDLYKYNNLTKTNPSSALLCEYKEYIKHNFIHHSAVDSANIDTRRDAQDLAEHLVNSNDARYVDEYNKEISPNLARLNPRARVQRAVFGNDGSRAVVALAEV
- a CDS encoding type VI secretion system Vgr family protein, which produces MYLTQDEQEQYAQILFDTKGLADEALKNTLENTFGTLKGYELYKVTSDTKAFILFSALSWDKNKQTGENISHIAGDNITSILIAMIGLVGWEAFMATILVDTGLKSVGIDLGTISEKAYNNGISASKISDIETNNFKKLPSDAKKAMTEQGIYPGGPKWNSFIMDQVKRQNQTSSTTQRINARINFIGLDELSESGTRDLRDLTILNDFSIYKLEGYSSVDSYYKFTILFVSDYDLVIEDIVDLECCVRVRDEINSLNKKEIYGRVFKIKEYSVVGSKRVYEVVLVSPLHYLSLNKRYEIYMDKSVKDIISIILGRYKALLGIDLVLKVDNLKYPIRHYTTQYAQSDYEFIKMLCEEEGLVLLSDYSSNNPYGLVLCELNEHAVSCEGIEASFFASKKFALSNYSEDFYDYLKPSVDMQTTHGKNLEFDTYKDNSNTKQLRHDLQYEILRDRLELYDGSNAKDLKRYNEIDAQRGYSSSIKVDGVSYELSMRDGISVVLNDTKLLQEKEVIILSVEYQGFFPNALDEYKEDDKDKTQYFVQFSSIVKDHIYRPYKTITKPRISSVQTAIVSKGDNNTKDSANEIDVNHLGEIRVIMHFDYNRPTSCYIPLSNIYSGDNYGARFLPRVNSEVIVSYINGDIDRPIIIGSLHNGENKIPYPLPQTKTQSYIKTQTTPQYQDKEGYNEILFEDKPNNEQLNLRAQKDHNVLVLNNSNETIQNNKTKFVQNNEKNTIKGNQSTHIHKNKSETINIASALTIGAGYQVSVGAGKNESVGGSSTEQVGILKHVIVGDKYTIGVGKSSITMYSNGNIIIQGEDIPIIGAEHIQVIAPRVYIDKGRSKSFENTSSFCLKCMLANSVQGISL